A stretch of Limanda limanda chromosome 7, fLimLim1.1, whole genome shotgun sequence DNA encodes these proteins:
- the si:ch211-207e14.4 gene encoding interleukin-17 receptor D, which translates to MWRSALVLQLVVLALPLWAQDNNTTTAFTPQDCTLDCIRQGAPGCEYCRITRADIKEALGFNSIQEFGSCIPWPCLELLGEEDPKICQHYVQAPNDVKVESVHEPNSTSETILVSWKPSYYGIAFLRGFQVSLQALGGSTIACQLFLFHRNVSLMATHAQRVYKSDPFTGLSVGSQYAVTVMALPVPEEWERFYNSKIFSTRSCEEKNGLEQCKNDWYPKYVEVQQEGTSITVTFNLAPQNLGITSYFSFCYANGMKTYTEIMPNSSKNKTHHSYQLNDLQEGTNYTCEIAANEVDSVRTPFNVQVMYIHKEGPRTHVVTTSLALILPLCLVAVVIIVVILVALTRRKPELQMKIRDIKPDIIRQYPDNGSQEEMVSLPRSRLTPPRLLICYSSFDCPAHVNAVMQLGAFIQQHMATQVCLDLWDSLSVAEEGSVAWHCQQIRESDFVLAICSQGLNRRFEPSGLESNDEEADRQLNFNAFSSNAAIQLMVEEVCRAKAKGQDLSKYMAAIFEYSEETDIPTELRLVSHYRLMSDLPLLFSHLHGVALHRPGGYLKINNISEESFAKLPAGAALQWAIHEAGLAIGGKRPTSVEEWE; encoded by the exons gGAGCACCAGGATGTGAATACTGCAGAATAACAAGAGCAGATATTAAGGAGGCGCTCGGATTCAACTCCATCCAAGAGTTTGGAA GTTGTATCCCTTGGCCATGCTTGGAGCTGCTAGGAGAAGAAGACCCTAAGATCTGTCAGCATTATGTCCAAGCGCCAAACGATGTGAAGGTCGAATCTGTACATGAGCCGAACTCCACCTCTGAAACTATTCTTGTTTCCTGGAAACCCAGTTATTATG ggaTCGCCTTCCTGCGAGGCTTTCAGGTGTCCCTTCAGGCGTTGGGAGGATCTACTATTGCCTGTCAGCTCTTTCTCTTCCACCGCAACGTTTCCCTCATGGCTACACATGCTCAAAGG GTGTACAAGTCGGACCCTTTCACCGGACTCTCCGTTGGGTCCCAATATGCTGTTACCGTCATGGCTCTGCCAGTGCCTGAGGAGTGGGAGAGGTTCTACAACAGCAAGATCTTCTCCACACGCT CTTGTGAAGAGAAGAACGGTCTTGAACAGTGCAAAAACG ACTGGTATCCCAAATATGTGGAGGTGCAGCAGGAAGGGACTTCCATCACTGTGACGTTTAACCTGGCTCCCCAAAACCTGGGCATCACAAGCTACTTCTCCTTTTGTTATGCAAACGGGATGAAGACATACACAGAAATAATGCCT AATTCTTCCAAAAACAAAACTCACCACAGCTATCAGCTGAATGACCTCCAAGAAGGAACCAATTACACTTGTGAg ATTGCTGCTAACGAAGTGGATTCAGTGAGAACACCTTTTAACGTTCAGGTGATGTACATTCACAAAG aAGGTCCCAGGACACACGTTGTCACCACCTCCTTGGCTCTGATACTTCCACTGTGCCTGGTTGCGGTAGTCATTATTGTAGTCATACTGGTTGCTCTCACCAGGAGAAAGCCTGAGCTGCAGATGAAGATACGTGACATAAAACCAG ATATCATCAGGCAATACCCTGACAATGGGAGTCAGGAAGAAATGGTGTCATTACCCAGAAGTAGGCTGACCCCTCCTCGTCTTCTGATTTGCTACAGCAGCTTTGATTGTCCTGCACATGTCAACGCTGTCATGCAATTAGGGGCCTTCATCCAGCAGCACATGGCCACTCAG GTGTGCCTGGACCTGTGGGACTCTCTGAGCGTGGCTGAGGAGGGCAGTGTGGCCTGGCACTGCCAGCAGATCCGGGAGAGTGACTTTGTCTTGGCGATCTGCTCTCAGGGCCTGAACCGCAGATTTGAGCCTTCAGGCCTAGAGAGTAATGATGAAGAGGCAGACAGGCAGCTGAACTTCAACGCCTTCAGCTCTAATGCAGCCATCCAACTTATGGTAGAGGAGGTCTGCCGAGCTAAAGCCAAAGGGCAGGACCTGTCCAAGTACATGGCAGCCATTTTTGAGTACTCTGAGGAAACAGACATCCCCACTGAGCTGAGGCTGGTATCTCACTACAGGCTGATGAGTGACTTGCCGCTGCTCTTCTCCCACCTTCATGGGGTGGCTCTCCACAGACCTGGGGGTTACCTGAAGATAAACAACATCTCAGAGGAAAGTTTTGCCAAGTTGCCTGCTGGAGCAGCTCTGCAGTGGGCTATCCATGAGGCAGGACTGGCAATAGGAGGCAAAAGACCCACTTCTGTGGAAGAGTGGGAATAA